Proteins encoded within one genomic window of Psilocybe cubensis strain MGC-MH-2018 chromosome 2, whole genome shotgun sequence:
- a CDS encoding Dual specificity protein kinase lkh1, with amino-acid sequence MTVVTDISPDGRLPCLDVKSVLSNIQIKIIDLEDSVTGPRNIHFVPGTIGYRAPEVYGGVGWSFPVDVFAIGCLTFEIFTGLSLFPKTDDIREYFFCLERLAGQFTPSQAQDVSDMHPAVFRTKTKVPKVRGAAINTKVRNKLLRHVADVKWFKN; translated from the exons ATGACAGTTGTTACCGATATTAGTCCAGACG GTCGGCTACCGTGCTTAGATGTGAAGAGCGTCTTGTCTAACATACAGATCAAGATAATCGATCTTGAGGATTCTGTCACAGGCCCTCGTAACATTCATTTTGTTCCTGGTACAATTGGTTATCGTGCACCAGAAGTATATGGTG GTGTTGGCTGGAGCTTCCCTGTGGACGTCTTTGCAATTGGCTGCTTAACATTTGAAATTTTCACTGGTTTGTCATTGTTTCCGAAGACCGATGATATTCGGGAGTATTTTTTCTGTCTGGAGAGGCTTGCGGGGCAATTTACCCCGAGTCAAGCTCAGGATGTTAGCGATATGCACCCTGCAGTATTCCGTACTAAAACCAAGGTTCCGAAGGTCCGTGGTGCTGCGATCAATACCAAAGTTCGCAACAAGTTGTTGCGGCATGTGGCAGACGTCAAATGGTTCAAA AATTAG
- a CDS encoding Cleavage stimulation factor subunit 2: MTEEQIVIIFKAVGQVVGFRLAFDRDTEKPKGYGFCEFADHETALLAVRNLNNTDCGGRSLRVDLADLDPLLEGKTTVRGRIMDRGYTGSSEYRSRMHLDANDGGKGQWNDNDTFLVNIPPGITIPSGVSALDHIKWIVAELPESKVREALAQMKAFVITYPEKARTLLIKYPQLAYALCHSLVLNRFVDPIMIERMLASSRRPAAAGSSLTQSPIDQGPTGSDSQYPLYTPYSPLHGLHYSSSQLMPTTREQSSIAVKPHAHAQYLLLELHRICHDPSLSPCTSPLTLVEPPLIKQQQQLAQIATAFVEMDPEQQRAISIVLGMTQEHIDNIPEPAKSQIVQVSLLITGGESDVNKAYVLRPVTKCQAILEEL, translated from the exons ATGACAGAAGAACAAATTGTGATTATTTTCAAGGCTGTTGGTCAGGTTGTAGGATTTAG GCTCGCCTTCGACAGAGACACAGAAAAACCAAAAGGTTATGGCTTTTGTGAATTTGCAG ATCACGAGACTGCTCTTTTGGCTGTTCGTAATCTCAATAATACGGACTGCGGAGGTCGTTCATTGCGTGTCGATTTGGCCGATTTGGACCCTCTTCTGGAAGGAAAAACGACTGTTAGAGGCCGTATAATGGATAGGGGTTACACTGGGTCATCCGAATACCGTAGCCGAATGCATTTGGATGCAAATGACGGGGGTAAAGGGCAGTGGAATGACAATGATACATTTTTAGTGAATATCCCACCTGGGATAACCATCCCGAGTGGTGTTTCAGCACTTGACCACATTAAATGGATCGTGGCTGAGTTACCGGAGAGTAAAGTTCGCGAGGCCCTGGCTCAGATGAAG gcTTTCGTGATCACATATCCTGAAAAAGCTCGAACGCTGCTCATTAAGTACCCACAGCTAGCCTACGCACTTTGCCATTCCCTCGTACTGAATCGATTTGTTGATCCAATTATGATTGAACGTATGCTCGCTTCCTCGCGACGACCCGCTGCGGCTGGTAGTTCTCTAACTCAATCTCCAATCGACCAAGGACCAACAGGTTCAGATAGCCAATACCCACTGTATACGCCATACTCCCCATTGCATGGCCTGCATTATTCCTCAAGTCAGTTGATGCCAACGACACGGGAGCAATCGTCGATTGCCGTAAAACCCCATGCGCATGCCCAATATCTCCTCCTTGAGTTACATAGGATCTGCCACGACCCGTCGTTGTCGCCTTGTACCTCCCCACTTACACTTGTCGAACCTCCGTTAATaaagcagcaacaacagcttGCGCAAATAGCAACGGCATTTGTGGAGATGGATCCAGAACAACAACGT GCTATATCGATAGTGTTGGGTATGACTCAGGAACATATCGACAACATACCCGAACCTGCAAAGTCGCAGATTGTGCAGGTG TCACTACTTATCACTGGCGGGGAGAGCGACGTGA ATAAAGCCTATGTGCTGCGTCCTGTTACGAAATGTCAAGCAATTCTTGAAGAGCTATGA
- a CDS encoding Brefeldin A resistance protein encodes MHLNYSMIAQNLLFLDEPTSGLDSQSAWNIVAFLRSLAEQSQAILCTIHQVFDRFLLLRRRVAKQSTSVTLDTMLKLCCTTSTPTVLAHVFLKKIRAAEYMLDVIGAGVTAFSSINWHEVWKRSPGQSGLSRKSRRSIQLDEVNLLLKLISGLNTPPHGATRSSNLSFKQGAADHYRIAKLILNVAGGFFIGLSFSRTRTVYKTFRITVYMLLVLNQPLVNMLQVPFVATRTIYEVRKHPSGMYSWTAHIIAQILAELPWNILGSCLYFLVWCWTSRFLSGRAGYLYLSVGVVFPLYYTTIALNDVRTLLIQALLTCCVVIGVNIRQRHARLHRITLAKSRDRRLP; translated from the exons ATGCATCTTAATTATTCTATGATAGCCCAGAATTTGCTTTTCCTTGACGAGCCCACATCTGGTCTTGACTCTCAGAGTGCCTGGAACATTGTTGCCTTCTTGCGAAGCTTGGCCGAACAAAGCCAGGCTATCCTATGCAC GATTCATCAA GTCTTCGATCGCTTCCTTTTGTTGAGGAGAAGGGTGGCTAAACAGTCTACTTCGGTGACCTTGGACACAATGCTGAAACTTTGCTGCACTACTTCGACTCCAACGGTGCTTGCCCATGTCTTCCTGAAGAAAATCCGTGC TGCCGAATATATGTTGGACGTTATTGGTGCCGGAGTGACTGCCTTCAGCAGCATCAACTGGCACGAAGTTTGGAAACGCTCCCCGGGGCAGTCAGGACTGAGCAGGAAATCCAGGAGATCCATACAATTGGACGAAGTCAACCTGCTGTTGAAACTGATCTCAGGATTGAATACCCCACCCCATGGCGCAACCAGGTCATCGAACTTGTCATTTAAACAAGGAGCTGCTGACCATTACCGCATCGCCAAGCTCATCCTCAATGTTGCTGGTGGCTTCTTCATTGGTCTGTCTTTCTCAAGAACCAGGACAGTATACAAAACGTTCAGAATT ACTGTTTACATGCTTCTCGTCTTGAA TCAACCGTTGGTGAACATGTTGCAAGTTCCCTTCGTCGCTACCCGTACTATCTACGAGGTCAGGAAGCACCCAAGCGGAATGTACAGCTGGACCGCCCACATCATTGCCCAAATTCTGGCTGAACTGCCATGGAATATCCTGGGATCCTGCCTTTACTTCCTTGTTTGGTGCTGGACCTCCCGCTTCCTATCTGGTCGCGCTGGTTATTTGTACTTGTCTGTTGGAGTTGTGTTCCCTCTTTACTACACCACCATTGCCCTA AATGACGTTAGGACACTGCTCATCCAGGCACTCCTTACATGTTGCGTCGTCATAGGTGTTAACATTCGTCAAAGGCATGCTCGCCTGCATCGCATCACCCTCGCCAAGTCCCGCGACCGACGTTTGCCATAG